In Elaeis guineensis isolate ETL-2024a chromosome 1, EG11, whole genome shotgun sequence, a genomic segment contains:
- the LOC105032115 gene encoding CASP-like protein 1E1 translates to MESQSNPGFDGTQGAANQARTVAASSSSPVRLPGYVLRGIAIVLTFISAIVMGVAKQDITWIVQSDSTTTSSYNASIKSIYSAAYVYFIVANVLVFVYTLISLLITLANRFGSPSMELPLNVADLLMVVLLFSSNGAAIAIDIVAEHGQSRFGWDKFCYAVHKFCGHVTASIVLSMIASLAYAVLVMITMVGLHKRYQ, encoded by the exons ATGGAGTCTCAGTCCAATCCTGGATTTGATGGAACACAAGGGGCTGCAAACCAAGCACGCACTGTTGCAGCATCATCGTCGAGCCCTGTAAGATTACCTGGTTATGTTCTGCGTGGTATTGCGATCGTTCTGACGTTCATTTCTGCGATCGTGATGGGTGTCGCCAAGCAGGATATTACATGGATCGTTCAAAGTGATTCTACTACTACAAGTTCCTACAATGCATCAATCAAGTCAATCTACTCTGCTGCATATGT GTACTTCATAGTGGCCAATGTGCTCGTATTCGTCTACACTCTGATATCCCTACTGATAACACTTGCGAACAGATTTGGCTCACCTAGCATGGAGCTCCCCTTGAACGTTGCCGATCTTCTGATGGTAGTCCTCCTCTTCTCAAGCAATGGAGCGGCGATCGCAATTGATATTGTGGCTGAACATGGCCAATCACGCTTTGGATGGGATAAATTTTGTTATGCCGTTCATAAATTTTGCGGGCATGTTACAGCATCCATCGTCTTATCGATGATCGCATCTCTAGCTTATGCGGTACTCGTTATGATCACAATGGTTGGCCTTCACAAGAGATATCAGTAA
- the LOC105032114 gene encoding CASP-like protein 1E1, translating to MESGQSMPGFDGTQVVANRAYNAAATSSRPVRLTGYILRGVVILLTFISAIVIGSAKEDVTYIVQNDNSIGTSSFHVLIKSTYSAAYVYFIVANVLVFFYTLISLVISLANRSGSSIMQLPLNIADILMVVLLFSSNGAAIAIDIVAEHGQSHFGWAKFCDDFYKFCSRITASIVLSMIASLAYTILIILTMIGLHKKSQ from the exons ATGGAGTCCGGCCAGTCCATGCCTGGATTTGATGGAACACAAGTGGTTGCAAACCGAGCATACAATGCTGCAGCAACATCGTCGAGACCAGTGAGACTGACTGGTTACATTCTGCGCGGTGTTGTGATACTTTTAACCTTCATTTCTGCCATTGTGATCGGTTCTGCCAAGGAAGATGTTACATATATTGTTCAAAATGATAATTCTATCGGTACAAGTTCCTTCCATGTATTGATCAAGTCGACCTACTCTGCTGCATATGT GTACTTCATAGTGGCCAATGTGCTCGTATTCTTCTACACTCTGATATCCCTAGTGATATCACTTGCAAACAGATCTGGCTCAAGTATCATGCAGCTGCCCTTGAACATTGCTGATATATTGATGGTGGTTCTCCTCTTCTCAAGCAATGGAGCAGCGATCGCAATTGATATTGTGGCTGAACATGGGCAATCACACTTTGGATGGGCTAAATTTTGTgatgatttttataaattttgcaGTCGTATTACGGCATCCATTGTGCTGTCGATGATCGCTTCTCTAGCTTACACGATCCTCATCATACTCACAATGATTGGTCTTCACAAGAAGTCTCAGTAA